AGTTCTTGCGTAACTGAAAGTCTTCACATTCTTTCCCAAATGATAGCACTAGTTTTTAAGAATAAGAAATGCTTCTAAGTAATGATCTTCACCACAGCATAGCATTTAGGGTACATAATGTGTaaattttgctttgaaaattGGATTGAAAGAAGTTGGTTTTACATTTCTCTCTCAATACGtaagttttcaaaacatttttaatatctgtGGTTAGCATTTTGTCTTGGAGATAATATTAATCATCTCTATACTTTATTAAAAGTTACAAGCAAAATTGTCCTTGTGACTTTACATTTCCTGGTAAAGTAACTTCTTGATAGAACAATTTGTCCTTATTTACACATGTCTacacatgttttctttctttctatttatttatttatttatttattttgcagtggATATTACTCTGCATCATGATGAAGCCAACAGTCATATCTTTCAATATGGAGATTTGAGAATTATTTGTATTGGATGTGACCATCAAAATGCGCCCCATACCACTGCAACACCTACAAGTTTTCTTGCATGGGGTACTCAGACTTTCACCTCCGGCAAATACTACTGGGAGGTCTATGTGGGGGACTCTTGGAACTGGGCTTTTGGTGTCTGTAATAAGTTTTGGAAAGAGAATAATCAGAATGACAATATATATGGAGAGGAGGGACTCTTTAGTCTTGCATGTGTTAAGAATGACATTCAGTTCAGTCTCTTTACCACCTCCGCACTTACACTGCAATACGTCCCAAGACCTACCAGTCACGTAGGATTATTCCTGGATTGTGAAGCTGGAACTGTGAGCTTTGTTGATGTTAATCAAAGCTCCCTTATATACACCATCCCTAATTGCTCCTTCTCACCTCCTCTCAGGCCTATCTTTTGCTGTATTCACCTCTGACCAGTGACAAATCACAAATGTGTTCATTTGCTGTGGGAACCGCTTTATCCCAGGAAGCCCTCTTCATTGTGCCTTATCAAACAGGACAAATAAGTTCTGTTTTATGTCTTCAATTGCCTTCTAAtgttattaaaattcatttattgtgTCACTATTAAATATggtaaaaatactaaaagtatATGTATTGGtactttattaaataatttttgaaaaatcattattAATGATCATGGCATAAAAtatattctctgtttttttttctttatttctgagtgTCACTGAGTGAAACAATAGATGACAGACATGTCTTAATGAAGTTAAAATCAATGGAAGAGAGGCAGGATCTTTTGCTTCGTGGAAAAAACTTGGAGTGAAGTCTCAATGATAActaggaaatgtttttctttctctttatctagCTATATCACACTTATCCATCATGTTTAATTGTACTGATCTATCCTTTGAGTTAATATTATTTGACCTTCTATACTGGGCTTTATTTTCAATTCTcactacatatataaataatcctGCATTATTAGTGTGCTCTTCTACCTTGAAATACACAAGGTGATCAGACTAATGCTGGATtaattgagtattttttaaaaagttactaaatATTGACTCCTACCTCAAACCATACACAGTCATTTCCAAATAGATTTGAGTCCTGAAGGTAAGGGGATCATGATACA
Above is a genomic segment from Theropithecus gelada isolate Dixy unplaced genomic scaffold, Tgel_1.0 HiC_scaffold_3354, whole genome shotgun sequence containing:
- the LOC112617690 gene encoding tripartite motif-containing protein 49D-like, translated to GFGDILHRSESVLLHMPQPLNLELSAGPITGLRDRLNQFRVDITLHHDEANSHIFQYGDLRIICIGCDHQNAPHTTATPTSFLAWGTQTFTSGKYYWEVYVGDSWNWAFGVCNKFWKENNQNDNIYGEEGLFSLACVKNDIQFSLFTTSALTLQYVPRPTSHVGLFLDCEAGTVSFVDVNQSSLIYTIPNCSFSPPLRPIFCCIHL